A window of the Eubalaena glacialis isolate mEubGla1 chromosome 9, mEubGla1.1.hap2.+ XY, whole genome shotgun sequence genome harbors these coding sequences:
- the LOC133098112 gene encoding LOW QUALITY PROTEIN: keratin, type I cytoskeletal 25-like (The sequence of the model RefSeq protein was modified relative to this genomic sequence to represent the inferred CDS: inserted 1 base in 1 codon) has translation MARIKRPKCSLITSNTGRGLDVEGLGGAWTLGPQIHLATSECGAQEPGVDLTVLLNSMQAEYEAXAKQNRRDAGAWFNEKSASLQQQISEDVGATTSAQTLEIELQSLLATKRSLECSFTETEGNYCVQLAQIQAQIGALEEQLHQVRTETEGQKLEYEQLLDIKVHLEKEIETYCLLIGGDDGACEPKGYKSRDYVSGNVGNQIKDPAKPIVVKKVLEEVDQSSKILITRLHSLEEKSQSN, from the exons ATGGCAAGAATCAAGAGGCCCAAGTGTTCGCTGATCACCAGCAACACA GGACGTGGCCTGGACGTGGAGGGTCTGGGGGGCGCCTGGACACTGGGACCCCAGATCCACTTGGCCACCTCAGAGTGTGGAGCTCAAGAG CCCGGTGTGGACCTCACAGTTCTGCTGAACAGCATGCAGGCCGAGTACGAAG CGGCCAAGCAGAACCGCAGGGACGCCGGGGCCTGGTTCAACGAAAAGAGCGCTTCGCTGCAACAGCAGATCTCTGAGGATGTGGGAGCCACCACCTCAGCCCAAACACTGGAAATCGAACTTCAGTCTCTCCTAGCCACGAAACGCTCCCTGGAGTGCTCCTTCACAGAGACCGAGGGCAACTACTGTGTGCAGCTGGCCCAGATCCAGGCTCAGATCGGGGCCCTGGAGGAACAGCTGCACCAGGTCAGGACGGAGACCGAGGGCCAGAAACTGGAGTACGAGCAGCTCCTGGACATCAAAGTCCACCTGGAAAAAGAAATCGAGACCTACTGTCTCCTCATCGGTGGAGATGATGGGGCTTGTGAGCCCAAAGGTTACAAGTCTAGAGATTATGTATCTGGAAATGTGGGAAACCAAATCAAAGATCCAGCCAAACCCATAGTGGTTAAGAAAGTCCTTGAGGAGGTAGACCAAAGCAGCAAAATACTTATCACCAGGCTCCACTCCCTGGAGGAGAAATCTCAAAGCAATTAA